From the genome of Phreatobacter cathodiphilus, one region includes:
- a CDS encoding efflux RND transporter permease subunit produces the protein MNPFAVFVQRPVFSTVLSILVVLIGAVSYSRLAVRQFPNIDEPIVSVRTTYQGASAEIMETQVTQVLEDSIAGIEGIEIITSASRQQTSNISVRFRPEINPDVAASDVRDRVSRVRGRLPDEIEEPIIAKVEADAQPVIYLSLTGQGLSALELTDFASRFIVDRLQTVTGVSEVRILGQRTFAMRIWIDRARLASYQLTVQEVEAALRAQNVEIPAGLIESRSREFTVLTQTGLTTPQQFRAIVLREQNGAVVRLGDVAKVEIGPRDQRTSAWFGGVPSVTLGIVKQATANPLDVSAGVTRALPAISDDLPPAMRLAVSFDSSVFIARSISAVYVTIAEAVVLVVLIILLFLRSFRATLIPLVTIPISLIGAFALMLVFGFSVNTLTLLSLVLAIGMVVDDAIVVLENIYRHIEEGMAPVAAAMRGIREIAFAVVAMTLTLVAVYAPMAFATGRIGKLFVEFALTLAGAVVVSGFVALTLTPMMCAKLLRRQESHGRIYMILERGFVAMTSGYRRSLQAALSARWLVILIALGSAGIGAWSFTLLRSELSPVEDQGSIRAQGTAPEGATLSFTAEQARRIEPVLAAIPEVQAYFSIVGFPDVTRAIVIARLKPWEERSRSQQEIVTEINRELAKIPGVRMFAANPPALGGGRQGSPVEFVIRTSEPYAKLKEYSDRLLEAASASPALANLDTDLILNKPQIRVDIDRQRVADLGLSIEVIGRTLESLLGGRQVTRFTQNGEQYDVMVQVADAERATPDVLSAIYVRSARGEMVQLSSVVTATETIAPRELNRFNQLRAATITATPAPGYTLGDALTALETAAREVLPPTVQIDYGGQSREFRQSGASIVLVFLLALGFIYLVLAAQFESFVDPFVIMVSVPLSITGALATLSLTGGSLNIYSQIGLITLIGLITKHGILIVEFANQLREEGREKGEALVEAAILRLRPILMTTGAMVLGAVPLALASGAGAESRSQIGWVIVGGMTFGTLLTLYVVPVAYSLLSRAHTPAEPAAEGAAQPAE, from the coding sequence ATGAACCCCTTCGCCGTCTTCGTCCAGCGTCCGGTCTTCTCCACCGTCCTGAGCATCCTCGTCGTGCTGATCGGCGCGGTCTCCTATTCGCGCCTCGCCGTGCGCCAGTTCCCCAACATCGACGAGCCTATCGTCTCGGTCCGCACCACCTATCAGGGGGCGAGCGCCGAGATCATGGAGACGCAGGTGACGCAGGTGCTGGAGGATTCCATCGCCGGCATCGAGGGCATCGAGATCATCACCTCGGCGAGCCGCCAGCAGACCAGCAACATCTCCGTGCGCTTCCGGCCCGAGATCAATCCGGACGTCGCGGCCTCGGACGTCCGGGACCGGGTGTCGCGGGTGCGCGGGCGCCTGCCCGACGAGATCGAAGAGCCGATCATCGCCAAGGTGGAGGCCGACGCCCAGCCGGTCATCTACCTGTCGCTGACAGGGCAGGGGCTGAGTGCGCTGGAACTGACCGATTTCGCCAGCCGCTTCATCGTCGACCGGTTGCAGACGGTCACCGGCGTCTCCGAGGTGCGCATCCTCGGCCAGCGCACCTTTGCCATGCGGATCTGGATCGACCGGGCGCGGCTCGCCTCCTACCAGCTCACGGTGCAGGAGGTGGAGGCGGCGCTGCGGGCGCAGAACGTCGAGATCCCGGCCGGCCTGATCGAGAGCCGGTCGCGGGAGTTCACGGTGCTCACCCAGACGGGCCTGACGACGCCGCAGCAGTTCCGCGCCATCGTGCTGCGCGAGCAGAACGGCGCCGTGGTGCGTCTCGGCGACGTGGCGAAGGTGGAGATCGGCCCGCGCGACCAGCGCACCTCGGCCTGGTTCGGCGGCGTCCCCTCGGTGACCCTCGGCATCGTCAAGCAGGCCACCGCCAATCCGCTGGACGTCTCTGCCGGCGTGACGCGGGCGCTGCCGGCCATTTCCGACGATCTGCCGCCGGCCATGCGCCTCGCCGTGTCCTTCGATTCCTCCGTCTTCATCGCCCGCTCGATCAGCGCCGTCTACGTCACCATCGCCGAGGCGGTGGTGCTGGTCGTGCTCATCATCCTCCTCTTCCTGCGCTCGTTCCGCGCGACGCTGATCCCGCTCGTCACCATCCCGATCTCGCTGATCGGCGCCTTCGCGCTGATGCTCGTCTTCGGCTTCTCGGTGAACACGCTGACGCTTCTGTCGCTGGTGCTCGCCATCGGCATGGTGGTGGACGATGCCATCGTCGTGCTGGAGAACATCTACCGCCATATCGAGGAGGGCATGGCGCCTGTCGCCGCCGCCATGCGCGGCATCCGCGAGATCGCCTTCGCCGTCGTCGCAATGACGCTGACGCTGGTCGCGGTCTATGCGCCCATGGCCTTCGCCACGGGCCGCATCGGCAAGCTCTTCGTCGAGTTCGCGCTGACGCTGGCGGGCGCCGTCGTCGTCTCCGGCTTCGTCGCCCTGACGCTCACCCCGATGATGTGCGCCAAGCTGCTGCGCCGCCAGGAGAGCCACGGGCGCATCTACATGATCCTCGAGCGCGGCTTCGTCGCCATGACCTCCGGCTATCGCCGGTCGCTCCAGGCGGCGCTCTCCGCCCGCTGGCTGGTGATCCTCATCGCGCTGGGATCGGCGGGCATAGGCGCCTGGTCGTTCACGCTGCTGCGCTCGGAGCTTTCCCCCGTCGAGGACCAGGGCTCGATCCGCGCCCAGGGCACGGCGCCGGAGGGCGCGACGTTGAGCTTCACCGCCGAGCAGGCGCGGCGCATCGAGCCGGTGCTCGCCGCCATCCCCGAGGTCCAGGCCTATTTCTCCATCGTCGGCTTTCCCGACGTGACCCGCGCCATCGTCATCGCGCGGCTGAAGCCGTGGGAGGAGCGCAGCCGTTCGCAGCAGGAGATCGTCACCGAGATCAACCGCGAGCTGGCGAAGATTCCGGGCGTTCGCATGTTCGCGGCCAATCCGCCGGCGCTCGGCGGCGGCCGGCAGGGCAGCCCGGTGGAGTTCGTCATCCGCACCTCGGAACCCTATGCGAAGTTGAAGGAGTATTCCGACCGGCTGCTGGAGGCGGCGTCGGCCTCGCCGGCGCTGGCCAATCTCGACACCGACCTGATCCTCAACAAGCCGCAGATCCGCGTCGACATCGACCGCCAGCGGGTCGCCGACCTCGGCCTGTCCATCGAGGTGATCGGGCGGACGCTGGAATCGCTGCTCGGCGGCCGGCAGGTGACCCGCTTCACCCAGAACGGCGAGCAGTACGACGTGATGGTGCAGGTGGCGGACGCCGAGAGGGCGACGCCGGACGTGCTCAGCGCCATCTACGTTCGCTCGGCGCGCGGCGAGATGGTGCAGCTCTCCAGCGTGGTGACGGCGACCGAGACCATCGCCCCGCGCGAGCTCAACCGCTTCAACCAGTTGCGCGCCGCGACCATCACGGCGACGCCGGCGCCCGGCTATACGCTCGGTGACGCGCTGACTGCGCTCGAGACGGCGGCGCGTGAGGTGCTGCCGCCGACCGTTCAGATCGACTACGGCGGCCAGAGCCGCGAGTTCCGCCAGTCCGGGGCCAGCATCGTTCTGGTCTTCCTGCTGGCGCTCGGCTTCATCTATCTGGTGCTCGCCGCCCAGTTCGAGAGCTTCGTCGACCCCTTCGTCATCATGGTCTCGGTGCCGCTGTCGATCACCGGAGCGCTGGCGACCCTGTCGCTGACCGGCGGCTCGCTCAACATCTACAGCCAGATCGGTCTGATCACGCTGATCGGTCTCATCACCAAGCACGGCATCCTGATCGTCGAATTCGCCAACCAGTTGCGCGAGGAGGGCCGCGAGAAGGGCGAGGCCCTGGTGGAGGCGGCGATCCTCAGGCTCCGCCCCATCCTGATGACGACGGGCGCCATGGTGCTGGGCGCGGTGCCGCTGGCGCTCGCCTCCGGGGCCGGGGCGGAGAGCCGGTCGCAGATCGGCTGGGTCATCGTCGGCGGCATGACCTTCGGCACGCTGCTGACCCTCTACGTGGTGCCGGTCGCCTACAGCCTCCTGTCGCGCGCGCATACGCCCGCCGAGCCGGCGGCGGAAGGCGCCGCACAGCCGGCGGAATAG
- a CDS encoding efflux RND transporter periplasmic adaptor subunit, translating to MTVSTVRRSALVLFFLVLAAASVWWMQPAFLGLPGGAAETARPARPAGQALPVEVARAARERVADQVDAIGTLAANEQVNIAPEVAGRIVAFHFREGQRVEAGAKLVELDATIANAELRQAEANLSLAQDVFDRSQTLVQRGAGTQVALEQATAQLAVARANVAAAESKLRQLTLTAPFSGVVGLRSISVGNIVPAGQAITTLTQLDPIKLDFSIPELFIGAATAGQTVDVRVDAFPDQRYRGEVYAIDPVIDAAGRALRLRATIANADGALRPGLFARVSLTTAVREDAVVIPEAALVASASGRDLAVYVVRDGRAVMTTVTAGRRFDGKVEVTRGVAAGDMVVIAGQIRLRDGAAVNVIDAPRPPAAEPPASAGPTASVRPERRP from the coding sequence ATGACCGTATCGACCGTGCGGCGTTCCGCCCTCGTCCTGTTCTTCCTCGTCCTGGCCGCCGCCAGCGTCTGGTGGATGCAGCCCGCCTTCCTCGGCCTGCCCGGCGGTGCGGCGGAGACGGCGCGGCCCGCCCGCCCGGCCGGGCAGGCCCTGCCGGTGGAGGTGGCGCGGGCGGCGCGCGAGCGCGTCGCCGACCAGGTTGACGCCATCGGCACGCTGGCGGCCAACGAGCAGGTCAACATCGCCCCGGAGGTCGCCGGGCGCATCGTCGCCTTCCATTTCCGCGAGGGTCAGCGGGTGGAGGCGGGCGCGAAGCTGGTCGAGCTCGACGCCACCATCGCCAATGCCGAACTCCGTCAGGCGGAAGCCAATCTCTCGCTGGCTCAGGACGTCTTCGACCGCAGCCAGACCCTGGTGCAGCGCGGCGCCGGCACGCAGGTCGCCCTCGAACAGGCGACGGCGCAGCTCGCGGTGGCGCGCGCCAACGTGGCGGCCGCGGAGTCGAAGCTCCGGCAGCTCACCCTCACGGCGCCCTTCTCGGGCGTCGTCGGCCTGCGCAGCATCAGCGTCGGCAACATCGTGCCGGCGGGACAGGCGATCACCACCCTGACGCAGCTCGATCCGATCAAGCTCGATTTCTCGATCCCGGAACTGTTCATCGGCGCGGCGACGGCCGGCCAGACCGTGGACGTGCGGGTCGACGCCTTTCCCGACCAGCGCTATCGCGGCGAGGTCTATGCCATCGATCCGGTGATCGACGCGGCCGGGCGGGCGCTGCGGCTGCGCGCCACCATCGCCAATGCCGACGGGGCGCTGCGGCCGGGCCTCTTCGCCCGGGTCTCGCTCACCACCGCCGTGCGCGAGGATGCGGTCGTCATTCCCGAGGCCGCCCTCGTCGCCTCGGCGTCGGGGCGCGATCTCGCCGTCTACGTGGTTCGCGACGGCCGCGCCGTGATGACGACCGTCACGGCCGGACGCCGTTTCGACGGCAAGGTGGAGGTCACCCGGGGCGTCGCGGCGGGCGACATGGTCGTCATCGCCGGCCAGATCCGCCTGCGCGACGGCGCGGCGGTGAACGTCATCGATGCGCCGCGACCGCCGGCCGCGGAGCCCCCCGCCTCCGCGGGTCCCACCGCCTCGGTCCGCCCGGAGCGGCGGCCATGA
- a CDS encoding metallophosphoesterase family protein: protein MPFRFVHTADIHLDSPLRSLALRNPALAALVGDSTRQALVAIVDLCLDQKVDALVIAGDLYDGDQTSMKTARFLATQLARLDQAGIAVFKVRGNHDALSKITQELILPPGVKVFGGRGETVEITGKGIDIAVHGISFARPHAPESLVPKFRAPVADAVNVAIMHTSLAGAPGHDAYAPCAVKDLHESGFDYWALGHVHARAQHAGARAVVMPGMPQGRDINESGPKSVSLVTIGDDRSITVEEWPTSIAQFERIPVDLGGIATWREAVDAVELAIGRERDRTEAPHLVGRLMLSGATPLAWRLRRDRDLLTAEIEQRVETAGRTWIDRIELAVAAPEQAAEPGSADPVRELADLLRGGALGRHGLREAVRDLVRDLRDDLPGDARGFTGNSEEEFEAFVETLIGEAGEDVLARLEADAGGER, encoded by the coding sequence TTGCCATTCCGCTTCGTCCACACAGCGGACATCCACCTGGATTCGCCCCTGCGATCGCTGGCGCTGCGCAATCCGGCGCTCGCCGCGCTCGTCGGCGATTCGACCCGGCAGGCGCTGGTCGCCATCGTCGACCTCTGCCTCGACCAGAAGGTGGATGCCCTGGTGATCGCCGGCGACCTCTACGACGGCGACCAGACCTCGATGAAGACGGCGCGTTTCCTCGCCACCCAGCTCGCTCGGCTCGACCAGGCGGGCATCGCCGTCTTCAAGGTGCGCGGCAACCACGACGCGCTGTCCAAGATAACCCAGGAGCTGATCCTGCCGCCGGGCGTGAAGGTTTTCGGCGGACGCGGCGAGACGGTCGAGATCACCGGCAAGGGGATCGACATCGCCGTCCACGGCATCAGCTTCGCCCGGCCCCATGCGCCCGAGAGCCTGGTGCCGAAATTCCGCGCCCCGGTGGCGGATGCGGTGAACGTCGCCATCATGCACACCAGCCTCGCCGGCGCGCCCGGCCACGACGCCTATGCGCCCTGCGCCGTGAAGGACCTGCACGAATCCGGCTTCGACTACTGGGCGCTCGGCCACGTCCATGCACGCGCCCAGCATGCCGGCGCGCGCGCCGTCGTGATGCCCGGCATGCCGCAGGGACGCGACATCAACGAATCCGGCCCCAAATCCGTCTCCCTCGTCACCATCGGCGACGACCGCAGCATCACGGTGGAGGAATGGCCGACGAGCATCGCCCAGTTCGAGCGCATTCCCGTCGATCTCGGCGGCATCGCCACCTGGCGCGAGGCCGTCGACGCCGTCGAACTGGCGATCGGCCGTGAGCGCGACCGCACCGAGGCGCCCCATCTCGTCGGGCGGCTGATGCTCTCCGGCGCGACGCCGCTCGCCTGGCGGCTGCGGCGCGACCGTGACCTGCTCACCGCCGAGATCGAGCAGCGCGTCGAGACGGCTGGGCGGACCTGGATCGACAGGATCGAACTCGCCGTCGCGGCGCCGGAACAGGCGGCAGAGCCCGGATCCGCCGATCCCGTGCGCGAACTCGCGGACCTCCTGCGCGGCGGTGCCCTCGGCCGGCACGGCCTGCGCGAGGCGGTGCGCGACCTCGTCCGCGACCTGCGCGACGACCTGCCGGGCGATGCCCGCGGCTTCACCGGCAATTCGGAGGAGGAGTTCGAGGCCTTCGTCGAGACGCTCATCGGGGAGGCCGGCGAGGACGTGCTGGCGCGGCTCGAGGCCGACGCCGGCGGAGAGCGGTGA
- a CDS encoding AAA family ATPase, translating into MRLQRLDLVRYGRFTDRAIDFGPKPAEGPDLHIVYGPNEAGKSTSLNGYLDVLFGIQEQSRYAFLHPYASMEVGAVLDVDGAVHEVRRIKQRSNSLRDLRGEPLPPALLAAPLGGLTRDGYRMMFSLDDETLELGGEAILDSQGDIGELLFSASSGLADLSRKLDAVSAEADGIFRKRASTTRIAALKRRLTELKASRDEIDVQASEHARLAEALARADEAYAAAARDLGIARARADELARILRALPLRAERDRLLVELEPLAGLPRPPAHWSADMPALRAREAELSARARGLDAQIAALAEELDRPQPEAALHPLGDRLARLAEATARYRTAAEDLPKRRRALAEADRELAATAAALGRPGEADPAALALPAALMGQLRDLIEQQSGVAAGLASAAREVDDAREALLRAEDEHRRLVQAGTALAPEAVAALETALAPLRQGDLAAREAMLEREADKDRRALEAALTTLRPWTGEPAVLAALAMPEPAEIAAWRRSAAELEAEAARCRRQAQSLTAERDQAAAARDALRSAAGLVDDAAAMALRAERETAWAAHLGDLGRQTAAAFEAAMRAADAVADARAAHADRLAEMRTHAVTVSTRQAALDRETEALAAADGALAALRRTVRARHPVPEALPEDAPLAAWLDAAERWAARRGAALEAHDRLQEAETRLAAARAEQDTARRGLSQALSAIGLTPGAFPLPALVQAAEAALKANAERARQAEAAADAMRDRQRDLDTRTRRAEAARAAMQTWADAWEAALAATWFADRGGSTGAVRAILDLAGGLPAALKARDDIAHRIAAMEEDCRSFVTELGLIHQALGEPFEEPAALAAAEMLMRRHEQARIEETMRREMHGKLAGLREERQALQAEVWAHEAERDARLTFFGVDDLVAVGTCLQTCARRDALAGRAKDLADRIAGEMRASGIEEALERLDRLDAEALATEAAEIEATLDRTEAQARDLYAAKSLAAERLQAIGGDDAVARIEAERRVVILEIEDLALRFLRLRAGRMLVDQALTAYRDRHRSSMMQRASEAFRLITREAYLGLTTRADKDREVLIALSRDGGSKAAQDLSKGTRFQLYLALRLAGYEEFAAVRPPVPFIADDIMETFDEMRSEEAFRLFGRMGAIGQVIYFTHHRHLCDIAARVVPGVRIHDLAP; encoded by the coding sequence ATGCGGCTGCAGCGCCTCGACCTCGTCCGCTACGGCCGCTTCACCGACCGGGCGATCGACTTCGGCCCTAAGCCCGCGGAAGGCCCCGATCTCCACATCGTCTACGGCCCGAACGAGGCCGGCAAGTCCACCTCGCTCAACGGCTATCTCGACGTGCTCTTCGGCATCCAGGAGCAGAGCCGCTACGCCTTCCTGCATCCATATGCCTCGATGGAGGTGGGGGCGGTGCTAGACGTCGACGGCGCCGTCCACGAGGTGCGGCGCATCAAGCAGCGCAGCAACTCCCTGCGCGACCTCCGCGGCGAACCGCTGCCGCCGGCGCTGCTCGCCGCCCCGCTCGGCGGCCTCACCCGCGACGGCTACCGGATGATGTTCTCGCTCGACGACGAGACGCTGGAGCTCGGCGGCGAGGCGATCCTCGACAGCCAGGGCGACATCGGCGAGCTGCTGTTCTCCGCCAGCAGCGGCCTCGCCGACCTCTCGCGCAAGCTCGACGCGGTGAGCGCCGAGGCCGACGGCATCTTCCGCAAGCGGGCGAGCACGACGCGCATCGCCGCCCTCAAGCGCCGGCTCACCGAACTAAAGGCGAGCCGCGACGAGATCGACGTCCAGGCCTCCGAACATGCCCGTCTGGCGGAGGCCCTCGCGCGCGCGGACGAGGCCTATGCCGCCGCGGCGCGGGACCTCGGGATCGCGCGCGCCCGCGCGGACGAACTCGCGCGCATTCTCCGCGCGCTGCCCCTGCGCGCGGAGCGGGACCGCCTCCTCGTCGAACTCGAGCCGCTCGCCGGCCTGCCGCGCCCGCCCGCGCACTGGTCCGCGGACATGCCCGCGCTCCGCGCGCGCGAGGCCGAGCTCTCCGCCCGCGCGCGCGGGCTCGACGCCCAGATCGCCGCCCTCGCCGAGGAGCTGGACAGGCCGCAGCCCGAGGCGGCGCTGCATCCCCTCGGCGACCGGCTGGCGCGCCTCGCCGAGGCGACGGCCCGCTATCGCACCGCCGCCGAGGACCTGCCGAAGCGCCGGCGCGCCCTCGCCGAGGCCGACCGCGAACTCGCCGCCACCGCCGCCGCCCTCGGCCGGCCGGGCGAGGCCGACCCGGCGGCTCTCGCCCTGCCGGCGGCGCTGATGGGCCAGCTCCGCGACCTGATCGAGCAACAGTCCGGCGTCGCCGCCGGGCTGGCGAGCGCCGCGCGCGAGGTCGACGACGCCCGCGAGGCGCTGCTGCGCGCGGAGGACGAGCATCGCCGCCTCGTCCAGGCCGGAACCGCCCTGGCACCTGAAGCGGTGGCCGCTCTGGAGACTGCGCTCGCGCCGCTGCGGCAGGGCGACCTCGCAGCGCGCGAGGCTATGCTCGAGCGGGAGGCCGACAAGGACCGCCGCGCGTTGGAGGCCGCCCTGACCACCCTCCGGCCCTGGACCGGCGAACCCGCCGTCCTGGCGGCCCTCGCCATGCCGGAGCCGGCGGAGATCGCCGCCTGGCGGCGTTCGGCCGCGGAGCTCGAGGCGGAAGCGGCGCGCTGCCGCCGGCAGGCCCAGTCCCTCACCGCCGAGCGCGATCAGGCCGCCGCCGCGCGCGACGCTCTGCGCAGCGCCGCCGGCCTCGTCGACGACGCCGCCGCCATGGCGCTCAGGGCGGAGCGGGAAACGGCCTGGGCCGCCCATCTCGGCGATCTCGGGCGCCAGACGGCGGCGGCCTTCGAGGCCGCCATGCGGGCCGCCGACGCCGTCGCCGACGCCCGCGCCGCCCATGCCGACCGGCTCGCCGAGATGCGGACCCACGCCGTCACCGTCTCGACACGGCAAGCCGCTCTCGACCGCGAGACCGAGGCCCTCGCGGCGGCGGACGGGGCGCTGGCGGCCCTCCGCCGCACGGTCCGCGCCCGCCACCCCGTGCCGGAGGCGCTCCCCGAGGATGCGCCGCTCGCCGCCTGGCTCGACGCCGCGGAACGCTGGGCCGCCCGCCGCGGTGCCGCGCTGGAGGCTCACGACCGCCTGCAGGAGGCGGAGACGCGCCTCGCCGCGGCGCGCGCCGAGCAGGACACGGCACGACGCGGCCTCTCCCAGGCTCTGTCAGCCATCGGCCTGACGCCGGGAGCATTTCCCCTCCCCGCCCTCGTCCAGGCCGCCGAGGCGGCGCTGAAGGCGAATGCCGAGCGGGCGCGACAGGCCGAAGCCGCCGCCGACGCCATGCGGGACCGGCAGCGCGACCTCGACACGCGCACCCGCCGCGCCGAGGCGGCGCGTGCCGCCATGCAGACCTGGGCCGACGCCTGGGAGGCGGCTCTCGCCGCGACCTGGTTCGCGGACCGCGGCGGCAGCACCGGAGCCGTCCGCGCCATCCTCGACCTTGCCGGCGGCCTGCCCGCCGCCCTGAAGGCGCGCGACGACATCGCCCACCGCATCGCCGCCATGGAGGAGGATTGCCGCAGCTTCGTCACCGAACTGGGGCTGATCCACCAGGCGCTGGGCGAACCCTTCGAGGAGCCGGCGGCGCTCGCCGCGGCGGAGATGCTGATGCGGCGCCACGAGCAGGCGCGCATCGAAGAGACGATGCGGCGGGAGATGCACGGCAAGCTCGCCGGGCTCAGGGAGGAACGCCAGGCCCTGCAGGCGGAGGTCTGGGCGCACGAGGCCGAGCGGGACGCCCGCCTCACCTTCTTCGGCGTCGACGATCTCGTGGCGGTCGGCACCTGCCTGCAGACCTGCGCGCGCCGCGACGCCCTCGCCGGCCGGGCCAAGGATCTCGCCGACCGTATCGCCGGCGAGATGCGCGCCTCCGGGATCGAGGAGGCGCTGGAGAGGCTGGATCGTCTCGACGCCGAAGCGCTCGCGACGGAAGCGGCGGAGATCGAGGCGACCCTCGACCGGACCGAGGCACAGGCGCGCGACCTCTATGCCGCGAAGAGCCTCGCCGCCGAGCGGCTCCAGGCCATCGGCGGCGACGATGCCGTGGCCCGCATCGAGGCGGAGCGGCGGGTGGTGATCCTGGAGATCGAGGACCTGGCGCTGCGCTTCCTGCGCCTGCGCGCCGGACGGATGCTGGTCGACCAGGCGCTCACCGCCTATCGCGACAGGCACCGCAGCTCGATGATGCAACGCGCCTCCGAAGCCTTCCGCCTCATCACCCGCGAGGCCTATCTCGGCCTGACGACGCGGGCCGACAAGGACCGCGAGGTGCTGATCGCCCTCTCCCGCGACGGCGGCTCGAAGGCGGCGCAGGACCTCTCCAAGGGCACGCGCTTCCAGCTCTATCTCGCCCTCAGGCTGGCCGGTTACGAGGAGTTCGCGGCGGTCCGCCCCCCGGTTCCCTTCATCGCCGACGACATCATGGAGACCTTCGACGAGATGCGGTCGGAAGAGGCGTTCCGCCTGTTCGGGCGGATGGGCGCCATCGGCCAGGTGATCTACTTCACCCACCACCGCCATCTCTGCGACATCGCCGCCCGCGTCGTGCCGGGCGTGCGCATCCACGACCTCGCGCCCTGA
- a CDS encoding cupin domain-containing protein — translation MSGRSSAGRAGAAPEDMAVAEPPAATIADDGDQRLGETIRLMRQRAGLSIQEVAKRTGLSTGMISQVERALATPSVRTLRLLSIALGVPISYFFEDHEPVSPARYIVRKNDRRLLRLTASGVVKEALTPAETGEIEFYELTLNPGGSSGTDFVRHTGEKAGYVLAGKLRLWLDHEAHVLEPGDSFRFPSTVPHMFDNPSQQVARVIWVTTLGPR, via the coding sequence ATGAGCGGTCGCAGCAGCGCAGGGCGGGCAGGGGCGGCGCCTGAGGACATGGCTGTCGCGGAGCCCCCCGCAGCGACGATTGCCGACGACGGCGACCAGCGCCTCGGCGAGACCATCCGCCTGATGCGCCAGCGCGCCGGCCTGTCGATCCAGGAGGTGGCGAAGCGGACGGGCCTGTCGACCGGCATGATCAGCCAGGTGGAGCGGGCGCTGGCGACGCCGTCCGTCCGCACGCTCAGGCTGCTCAGCATCGCCCTCGGCGTGCCGATCTCGTATTTCTTCGAGGACCACGAGCCGGTTTCGCCGGCCCGCTACATCGTGCGCAAGAACGACCGCCGGCTGCTCAGGCTCACCGCCAGCGGCGTGGTCAAGGAGGCGCTGACGCCGGCCGAGACCGGCGAGATCGAGTTCTACGAGCTGACCCTCAATCCCGGCGGATCCTCGGGCACCGACTTCGTGCGCCACACGGGCGAGAAGGCGGGTTACGTGCTGGCGGGCAAGCTGCGGCTGTGGCTCGACCACGAGGCCCATGTGCTGGAGCCCGGCGACAGCTTCCGTTTTCCGTCCACCGTGCCCCACATGTTCGACAATCCCTCCCAGCAGGTCGCCCGCGTCATCTGGGTGACGACGCTCGGTCCGCGCTGA